From the genome of Corallococcus macrosporus DSM 14697:
GAAGGTCCCATCCGGCTTCAATATCCGCTGCCGCTCCGGCGCCTCGCTCAGCACCCGGATGGCCCCGTCCGGGGTCAGGAAATAGGCGATGCGGGACGCGGCGTGGACGACGGTGAGCGCGCCCAGCTCCGGGTAGAGCATCAGCGTGGCCAGCTCCGTCTCCAGCGGCCCGCCGAAGAGGACGTGGGAGTGGACCGAGCCCTGGTACAGCTCGCCCTCCGGCCCCGGCTCCAGGCTGATGGCGAAGACGCTCTGGTGCAGGCGCACCGCCTCGCGCTGTGTGCGCCCGTCAGGGCTGTAGCGGAAGCGGAGGTCACCGCCGAGGTAGAAGCGCCTCGGGTCCTGCGTCCCCTGGAGCACGTAGACGGTGAGGTCGCCGTCCTCCTCCACATAGACGACGGGGTTGATGGCGCCCCGCTCGAAAGCCTCCACGGTGGCCAGCATCGAGGCCTTCACCGCCCGGGCGACGGGGCTGAAATCCCCGGGCAGCGCGTCGAGCGGCAGCGGCGCCATCTGCTCCGCGTCGTCACGGGGCGCCTTGAAGGCGTAGGCCGGGGTGAAGGTGCCCGCGTCATCCACGGAGCCGAAGAGGGAATACCACCCATCCTCGCGCGGCACCGTGAAGAACCACTCCATGCGCGAGTGGTCCAGCGCATCCTGGGTGAGGAGCCGGTCCGTGGCGAAGATGGCGGCGCGCTCCGCGTCGAAGATGTACTTCGCCCGCGCCTGGACGCGGCGCAGCTCCGCGTCGTCCGGGATGGGCACGGTGGAGTCGGCGCCCTCCGGCTTCGCGCGCCCCGAATGCGCGCCACATCCGAAGCAGAGAACGGCGACGACCAGCAAGGGAACCACACGCATGGGGACCTCGTCCGTGACGGCAGGTCCACCCATTCTGCGCCAGCCTTCCACGGCCGTCACGCCGCGTGGAGCGGCGCTGCCGGAGGATTGGTGGCGCGTCCACCGCCATCCTCCGCTGGCCTGCGACCCGGGACTACGTCTTCTGCGGCGCGCTCGCGTGCAGGGCCGCCTTCACCTTCGCTCGGAAGGCGCGCATCTTCGACCGCAGCTCCTCCCTCTGCGCGTCGGAGAGCTGGCCGCCCGCGGCTTCACGCTGGGCCTTCATCTCCTCGCGGAGCTGGCGGCCCTCGGCCTTGAGCGCGTCCGCCTGGGCCTGGGTGAGGCGGCCCTCGGCCACTGCCTTGTCCATCCGGTGCGCCAGGCGGGCCATCTTGTGCCCGTGCCGCTTGCCCTTGTGGCGGTGGTGTCCGCCATGCCCCTTGCCGTCCGCCGCGGGCGGGTTGGCCGGCTCGGGCGTGGCCGTCTGGGCCAGCACGGGCGTGGCGAGGAACAGCGAGGCGACGGCAACGGAACGCAGGGTGGTGATGAGCTTCATCGTGGTTCGCTCCTCTGGGTGACTGAGGCGTCGGGAACCGGCCTTGCCGTCGCCTCTTGCCCTGAAAAACCCCGCGCGGCGCGAAAGGTTAAAGCCGTCCGCGCGGAGGCCTGTTCGCGCCTGCTCCCCTGCCCTACCGCGTGGGCAGCTTCATCGCGCGCGTGGCGATGAAGCCGTTGTAGTACCGCGACAGCGCGTCTTCCGGGCCGAACGAGTCCTCGAAGAAGCCGACGACGGCGAGCCCCGCGTCCACCTGGCCGCCAATCTGGTCCTCCAGGGAGTGCCCCACGCAGAGCGGCTCGTTCACGTCCGTGAAGCGGCGGCGCTCCTCGTCGGACAGGCTGGTGAAGTCCGAATAGGGCATCCGGTACTTCAACGTGAAGATGCCCTGCTTCTCCAAGGCCAGGTCGAACAGGTAGTTCACCGGGTTGGTGAAGCCGGACAGCAGCACGCCGCCAGGGCGCAGCACGCGCGCCGCCTCACGCCACACGGGGCGCACCGCGTCCACGAAGCAGTTGGAGCACGGGTGGAAGATGAGGTCGAAGCTTTCGTCTTTGAAGGCGGAGAGGTCGCGCATGTCGCCCTCCACCAGCCGCAGCTCCAGACCCTCGCGCTCCGCCACCAGGCGGTCCTGGCCAAGCTGCGCGGGGGAGTTGTCCAGCACCGACACCCGGGCGCCCGCCGCCGCGAACACCGGGGCCTGCTGGCCACCGGAGCCCGCGAGGCACAGCAGGTCCTTGCCCCGGAGGTCACCGAACCACTCGCGCGGCACGGGCTTCGTCGGCGTGAGGACCACGCTCCAATCGCCCTTGCGGGCGGCGGCGATGACCTCCGGGCTCACGGGGAGCGTCCACTTGTTGCCCGTGGCCACCTGGTGATTCCACGCCTCGCGGTTGTACTTCCGCACGTCCGCTTCAGTCGTCATGCAGCACCCTTCCTTCCATGCCTCCGGCGACCGTGACGACCTCACCCGTCACGTGTCCGGAGATCCGGTCCGACGCGAGCGACACCACCACGCGCGCCACGTCCACGGGCTCGGCCACCTTGCGCAGCGGCATCGTCCGCGTGGCGCGCTCGACGAAGCCCGGCTGCGCCAGCTTGGCGCGGCTGCGGTCCACCGCCGTCCACCCCGGGCACACGACGTTGACGCGGCCCAGGGGCGCGATGCGGTTCAGCTCGTTCTTGAGGCTCTTGAGGAAGCCGCTCGCCAGCGCGCCCTTGGCGGCGGCGTAGTCGGCATGGCCTGCTTCACCGAACAGCCCCGCGGTGGAGCTGATGATGACGATGTTGCCCGTCTTCGTGGTGGCCACGTGCCGGAGGAAGGCGCGGCAGCACAGGAAGACGCTGTCCAGGTTCTCCGCCAGCGTGCGGCGCCAGCGCGTCAGCGACATCTCCCAGAGGGGCTCATCCGGGGCGGGCCAGACGCCCGCGTTGCACACCAGCACATCCAGCCGCCCCAGCGCGGCCACCGCCGCGGGGACGAGCGCGTCCACATCGGCCTCCACCGTCAGGTCCGCGCGCACCGCGGCGCCGCCGACCTCGCGCGCCAGCGCCTGGGCCTTCTCGGTACTGGAGTGGTGGTGCACCGCGACCTTCGCGCCTTCTTCCGCGAAGGTGCGGACCAGGGCGGTGCCGATGCCTCCAGCGCCGCCCGTGACCAGGACGCCTCTGCCTTGCAGCTCCGTGTCCATCCGGGTGTTCTCCTCGGTCGTGCCTTCACGGGGCCGCTTTCGCGGAGTCGCGGGCACACCGGTGGCGTCCGGCGGCTCACGACGAGAAAAGGCCCCGGCTCCTGACAAGAGCCCGCCCCATGCCCCAAGGCCAGCGGAAAGAATCCGGGCCCCCCCTGGCGGGACGGGCTTCCTTACCGTGCCGACTTTGTGATTACTTCTACAAAACCCTCTCAGGTTTATCTCAAGGAGCCGCCCTTGACCTCTCACCGCCTCACGACCGCCACTCGGGAGGAACCGGCCATCCTCACGTTCGAACGACGGCACGTCCTCTTCACGGTCGAGCACACGCGCTTCGAGTTCGTCCGCACGATGGAGCGCCGGGCCAACGGCGAGGAGCTGCTCCTGGCCAACCGCTACGAACGTCACGGGCTCGCGGGCCGCGTCGCCATCAAGCGCGTGCGCAGCCCCGCGAGCGCCGCGCGAAGGCAGCGGCTGGTGGAGGAAGTGCAACTGGCCTACCGCCTCCACCATCCCACCATCGCCCAGGTGCACTACTTCAAGGTTCACCGGGGCAAGCCGTACATCATCATGGAGCACGTGGACGGGCCGTCGCTGGAGACGGTGCTGAACCTCATGGCCATGCGCGGCAAGCCCGTGTCCCTGCCCTTCGCGCTCCATGTCGCCGCGGAGCTGGCGGATGCCCTGCACCACGCCCACTCGCTCCAGGACGAGCAGGGCCGGTCCCTGAGGCTGATTCATCGCGACGTCAGCCCACGGAACGTGAGGGTGGCGCATACGGGCGAGGTGAAGCTGACGCACTTCGGCGTGGCCTACTCGCACCTGGTCGGCCGGGAGGAGACGGCGGACGCGCTCCTCAAGGGCGACGTGGCCTACGCCTCTCCGGAGTACCTCGCGGGCACGACGCTGACCGCCGCCTCGGACCTCTTCTCGCTGGGCCTGGTGCTGTTGGAGCTGGCCACGGGGCGGCACCTCTTCGCGGCCGCGGCGGATTCGCTGGAGCCGCCGCGCGCGAAGACACGCGAGCTGCGCCTGGAGGAGCCCCCTTCCCTGCCGCTCACTCAAATGCTGATGCTGCTGGAGGACCATGGCCCCCAGGACATCGAGCGGGCCGCCGCGGACCTGCCAGACGAGGTGCGCGCCGTCCTTCAGGGAACATTGCAGAAGGACGCAGCGAAGCGCTTCGCCTCGGCCGGAGCCCTGTGTACGGCGCTCCGGGAGTGCCTCGTGCAGGAGATCCGCCGCGCCGGCCGCCCCTTCGGACGTGCCGACATCGCCGAGGAGCTGGCGCGGCTCATCAGCGACGCCAGCGCGGTGCGCGACGAGGTCGAACTGCTCGACGAGGGACTCTTCCCCTCGGGCCTCGATGCCCACGAATTGCCACCGCGGGGCCAGGGAGGCAACTGACGGACGCCCCTGGCGCTACCGGGACAGGGCGCTCGCCATCACGACGAGCGCCTTGAGCTTCTCATCGTCCAGCGTCTCCGCGAGCGTCATCAACCGCCGCTGCAACGAGGACGGCTTCTTCGCGCCCGCGCGGCTCTCCCGGGCGAGCCCCAGCAGCTCATCCGTGGAGGTGCGCAGCACCATGGCCACCCTCCGGAGCGTGGACACCCGCGGCAGCATCTTCCCCCGCTCCATCCGGCTGTAGACCATGGGGTGCATGTCCAGCAGCGCCGCCACTTCGACCTGCGTCAGTCCCAGCCGCGCGCGCGCCTCACGCACGGCCCTCCCGAAAACGGCTCCCAGTTCTTCATCCATGGCTCGCCCAGGAGCCTAACCCAACACCCCGGCGCGCGGGTGGCCCGCCGCGACGCTAAGCACTTCAAGACGGGGCCTTGGAGAGCACTTTCACCTTCCCTGGCGGCAACGAGGACGGCATCCTCCCGGCGGGGTCCTGGCGGAGGCCCGTGACACGCCAGGTCGGACCCGCCGGGTGGGCAGCCCCCTGGGAGAGAGCATGGC
Proteins encoded in this window:
- a CDS encoding helix-turn-helix domain-containing protein, which encodes MDEELGAVFGRAVREARARLGLTQVEVAALLDMHPMVYSRMERGKMLPRVSTLRRVAMVLRTSTDELLGLARESRAGAKKPSSLQRRLMTLAETLDDEKLKALVVMASALSR
- a CDS encoding serine/threonine-protein kinase, translating into MTSHRLTTATREEPAILTFERRHVLFTVEHTRFEFVRTMERRANGEELLLANRYERHGLAGRVAIKRVRSPASAARRQRLVEEVQLAYRLHHPTIAQVHYFKVHRGKPYIIMEHVDGPSLETVLNLMAMRGKPVSLPFALHVAAELADALHHAHSLQDEQGRSLRLIHRDVSPRNVRVAHTGEVKLTHFGVAYSHLVGREETADALLKGDVAYASPEYLAGTTLTAASDLFSLGLVLLELATGRHLFAAAADSLEPPRAKTRELRLEEPPSLPLTQMLMLLEDHGPQDIERAAADLPDEVRAVLQGTLQKDAAKRFASAGALCTALRECLVQEIRRAGRPFGRADIAEELARLISDASAVRDEVELLDEGLFPSGLDAHELPPRGQGGN
- a CDS encoding SDR family NAD(P)-dependent oxidoreductase — protein: MDTELQGRGVLVTGGAGGIGTALVRTFAEEGAKVAVHHHSSTEKAQALAREVGGAAVRADLTVEADVDALVPAAVAALGRLDVLVCNAGVWPAPDEPLWEMSLTRWRRTLAENLDSVFLCCRAFLRHVATTKTGNIVIISSTAGLFGEAGHADYAAAKGALASGFLKSLKNELNRIAPLGRVNVVCPGWTAVDRSRAKLAQPGFVERATRTMPLRKVAEPVDVARVVVSLASDRISGHVTGEVVTVAGGMEGRVLHDD